TCCTCGGCGTCTCAACGTCTGTGGGCATCTTCGCCTATCCCCTGACGTTCCTGATTAATGACACCATCACCGAGGTCTACGGCAAGGAGCGAAGCCGACACATGGTGAACGCCGCCATTGCGGCCCAGGCCATGGTCTTTGTCGTCCTTGCGCTTGCCCTCGTCCTGCCCCCGGCCGGACGGTTCAGCAACAACGAAGCGTACACAGCCATCTTCAGCAACTCCCTGCGCATCATTGCCGCGTCCCTCGCCGCGTTCTTCTTGAGCCAGCGGACCGACATTTTTTCCTTCGCCTGGATCAAAGGCAAAACGCACAACAGATTCCTGTGGCTGCGGACGAACCTCTCCACCTTTTTGAGCCAGTTCGTGGACACCACGCTCTTCATGTTCATCGCCTTCTACCAGGTAACGCCCAAGTTTGACGTTGCGTTCCTGTTCTCGCTCATCATCCCCTACTGGCTCCTAAAAATAGCGTACTCGCTCCTCTCTACGCCAGTCGTGTACGCGCTCGTCGCATGGTTGCGCTCTGCTCGTCATCCTGAGCGGAACTCATCACGCGAAGCGTGATGAGTGAAGTCGAAGGATCTTGTGACAACCACGCTATGGCTTCTTTTAAACAGTATTATAGCGCAGTAAGGTACCTGGAGCGCCTGGCAGCCTCCAAGCATGACCAGGCGTACATGCACAACCGCAACGACCATCCGGAGCAATATGTAGAGCGCACCCGCGAACTCGTAAAACGCCTTGGCAACCCATGCCAAGGCGTTCGGGTTATTCATGTTGCCGGCACCGCGGGCAAAGGAACAACTACGGCATATCTCCATAACATCCTCTACAAGGCAAGCCATAGGGTCGGCTCATTCACCTCGCCGTACGCCACCACGTCCATTGAAAAAATCAAGGTGAATGATTTGCTGATTGGCCCGAACGTATTTGCGGCGCTGGTTGGGCGAATCAAGCCGGTGGTTGAACGCATGGCGAAAGAGTATGAGTACGGCCGCCCCAGCTACTTTGAAATTTTTTTCGCAGCGAGCCTACTGTATTTCCAAAAGATGCGGTGCGACTGGATCGTATTGGAGGTCGGCTGCGGCGGGAAATATGACGCGGGCATGATATTCCCCAAAGCAATCGCGGCCATCACCAACATCGGGCTAGACCACACCCAGCTCCTGGGAAAAACCATCCCAAAAATCGCCAAAGAAAAAGCAGGCATCATCCGCAAAAATTCGCATGTGTTCACCACGGAAAAGCGTCCCAGCATTTTGAAGCTTTTCAAAAAAATCTGCCGAGAAAGAAACACGAAGCTCCATATCATAAAGCCAGGGCCGCAGGTGCTCCCGATTCACCCAGGGAACGCACAGCCGAGTTACGGCTCGGCTGGTGCGGGGTGCTCTGCTGAATCGGGAGCACCTGCGGCCCTGGCATCAGCCACCAACATATCATTAGCAGCTGCAATCGCCCGGCATCTCAAAATCCGCAATGACATCATCAATCAAGCAATCAGCAACACATCCCTGCCCTGCAGGTTTGAAATAGTGCAAACAAAGCCGCTCGTGATCCTGGACGGCGCGCACAATCCAATGAAGATTAAAAACGTTGTCCACAACATCAAACATTTGACATATGCTACACTGTATACTATGTTTGGCTGCAGTTCCGCAAAAGACGCGCAACGGATGGTGCGGCAACTTGCGAAAGTGGCGAATGAGTTCATATTCACTAAACCGCATGGCAGCGGGCACACGTTCTATGAGCCAAAAAAACTCGCAGCCATGGCGAAACTGCCGAAGCGCGTACAGAAAAACCCGAAGCGCGCCCTCTCATCAATCCTTATCAAGCTTAAGCCCCAGGATGCGCTCCTTGTCACCGGCTCGTTCTACTTGGCCGGAGCTATCCGCACACACTGGATCAGCGAGCGAACCGTACTAACCAAGCGAAACCATGCCTGACCTCGTTATCGTAGAATCCCCCACCAAAGCCAAAACCATTTCCAAATTCCTGGACAAGGGCTTTATAGTGCAATCATCCTACGGCCACATCCGCGACTTGCCCAAAAAGGACATGGGCATTGACGTCAACAACAACTTTGAGCCCACGTACGTGGTGGAAGACGCGGAAAAAAAGAAAGTGGTTGAAGCGCTCAAAAAAGCCGCAAAAAAATCCAAATACATCTACTTCGCAACGGACGAGGATCGCGAAGGCGAAGCCATTGCCTGGCACCTCGCGGAGCTTTTGAAGCCCGAGCCGGAGAGAATCAAGCGCATCACGTTCCACGAGATCACCAAGGCCGCGATTGAAGAATCCTTCAAGCACCCGCGCGCCATTGACCTGCACCGCGTGGACGCCCAGCAGGCGCGCAGGATCCTGGACCGTTTGGTGGGATACGAGCTCTCCCCGTTCCTCTGGAAAAAGGTGGCCCGAGGGCTTTCCGCTGGCCGCGTGCAGTCCGTGGCTGTGCGATTGATTGTGGAGCGGGAAACCGAAAT
This sequence is a window from Parcubacteria group bacterium. Protein-coding genes within it:
- a CDS encoding queuosine precursor transporter, yielding MHASSEQKFAILFALFVGALISANLLGVKIITILGVSTSVGIFAYPLTFLINDTITEVYGKERSRHMVNAAIAAQAMVFVVLALALVLPPAGRFSNNEAYTAIFSNSLRIIAASLAAFFLSQRTDIFSFAWIKGKTHNRFLWLRTNLSTFLSQFVDTTLFMFIAFYQVTPKFDVAFLFSLIIPYWLLKIAYSLLSTPVVYALVAWLRSARHPERNSSREA